In Corynebacterium nuruki S6-4, the following proteins share a genomic window:
- a CDS encoding ABC transporter permease, which yields MNTPAPGAGDASDDRTPAPPAPGAGDVHRMPPKKSAYRRWFSTLNPAVQLVFCQLWMPTFMCVMFVLVYVGAFQHAAPREVPVGVIGGTQVTRQLQQAADEHEPGTLNLEQVADHDTAREKVKRGDLGIAYDVAANQLIVASAHQAQAVSIVPKLITPLLPAVGQNAPPATDDVAPLPAHDIGMTPMYLTLAWCISGYLAAMFIGLMGGPLRRMTRFAIIAGVSGVLSLLSAVLADLVLGAITGHFWALWGLGFCWAAAIGTAVNGLSYFAGRFIAAPSMLLFIFLSIPSSGAAMPIWMMPEIFQWLNNIVVGSGISEMLKHLVYGVGPGYSRGWRMLACYLVIGLLLTWAGRPYWEWKRVRRLLSGRRTMFQDAQRANGRRNADDESEILASYGLEVRESDGALVTTGGPTGSAGSANSANSTDADYRTQNFLFSGTLDPKLPDYGRDDSDDSDDSDDANSTDGTDSSDSTEHAAGRDTGAHGSRNDDGTTR from the coding sequence ATGAACACACCGGCCCCCGGCGCAGGCGACGCCTCCGACGACCGGACGCCCGCACCACCGGCGCCCGGTGCCGGTGACGTGCACCGGATGCCACCGAAGAAGTCCGCGTACCGCCGGTGGTTCTCCACCCTCAACCCCGCCGTCCAGCTGGTGTTCTGCCAGCTGTGGATGCCCACGTTCATGTGTGTGATGTTCGTGCTGGTCTACGTCGGTGCCTTCCAGCACGCCGCCCCGCGCGAGGTGCCGGTCGGGGTGATCGGCGGGACGCAGGTCACCCGGCAGCTCCAGCAGGCCGCCGACGAGCACGAGCCCGGCACACTGAACCTTGAACAGGTCGCCGACCATGACACGGCCCGGGAGAAGGTGAAGCGCGGCGACCTCGGCATCGCCTACGACGTAGCGGCCAACCAGCTCATCGTGGCCTCCGCCCACCAGGCGCAGGCCGTCTCGATCGTCCCGAAGCTGATCACCCCGCTGCTGCCCGCCGTCGGCCAGAACGCGCCGCCGGCCACCGACGACGTCGCCCCGCTGCCGGCCCACGACATCGGGATGACGCCCATGTACCTCACCCTCGCCTGGTGCATCAGCGGCTACCTCGCCGCGATGTTCATCGGTCTGATGGGCGGCCCGCTGCGCCGGATGACCCGCTTCGCCATCATCGCCGGGGTCTCCGGTGTGCTCAGTCTGCTCTCGGCGGTGCTGGCGGACCTCGTCCTCGGGGCGATCACCGGCCATTTCTGGGCACTGTGGGGTCTGGGCTTCTGCTGGGCGGCGGCGATCGGCACCGCGGTCAACGGCCTGTCCTACTTCGCCGGCCGGTTCATCGCCGCCCCGTCGATGCTGCTGTTCATCTTCCTGTCGATCCCCTCCTCGGGCGCGGCGATGCCGATCTGGATGATGCCGGAGATCTTCCAGTGGCTGAACAACATCGTCGTCGGCTCCGGGATCTCCGAGATGCTCAAACATCTGGTCTACGGGGTCGGCCCGGGCTACTCGCGGGGGTGGCGGATGCTGGCCTGCTACCTGGTCATCGGCCTGCTGCTGACTTGGGCCGGCCGGCCGTACTGGGAGTGGAAGCGGGTACGCCGGCTACTGTCGGGCCGGCGCACGATGTTCCAGGACGCCCAGCGCGCCAACGGCCGGAGGAACGCCGACGACGAGTCGGAGATCCTCGCCTCCTACGGGCTGGAGGTCCGGGAGTCCGACGGTGCACTGGTGACCACCGGAGGCCCCACCGGCTCTGCCGGCTCAGCCAACTCAGCCAACTCAACTGACGCTGACTACCGGACGCAGAACTTCCTCTTCTCCGGCACGCTCGACCCCAAACTGCCGGACTACGGGCGCGACGACAGTGACGACAGTGACGACAGCGACGACGCGAACAGCACCGACGGCACCGACAGCAGCGACAGCACCGAGCACGCCGCCGGCCGCGACACCGGTGCTCACGGCAGCCGCAACGACGACGGCACGACCAGGTAG
- a CDS encoding alpha-ketoglutarate-dependent dioxygenase AlkB family protein — MTGATPSLFDLPDAAGDAAARTPDLPAGAVHVPGWLTEGQQQDLLDRVATWARGPVAPARPRTASGEMSSRMLCLGRHWVPTAPRGHRYFDRAVDGNGAPVLPVPPELVTLARRAVFAATGDGRAAGRYSPDIAVVNIYGPDAHMGMHRDDDEASEAPVVSLSLGAACRFRFGNATDRSRPYTDLTLAPGDLFVFGGPARWNYHGVQKILGPATRVNITVRESGLS; from the coding sequence ATGACCGGTGCCACCCCCTCCCTCTTCGATCTGCCGGACGCCGCCGGTGATGCCGCCGCCCGCACCCCGGACCTGCCCGCCGGGGCGGTGCACGTGCCCGGCTGGCTGACTGAGGGGCAGCAGCAGGACCTGCTGGACCGGGTGGCGACCTGGGCCCGGGGTCCGGTCGCCCCGGCGCGACCGCGCACGGCGTCCGGCGAGATGAGTTCGCGGATGCTGTGCCTCGGACGGCACTGGGTGCCCACCGCACCGCGCGGTCACCGCTACTTCGACCGCGCGGTCGACGGCAACGGCGCCCCGGTCCTCCCGGTGCCACCCGAGCTGGTGACGCTGGCCCGGCGTGCGGTGTTCGCCGCCACCGGTGACGGCCGGGCGGCCGGCCGCTACTCCCCCGACATCGCCGTGGTGAACATCTACGGTCCCGACGCGCACATGGGGATGCACCGCGACGACGACGAGGCCTCCGAGGCCCCGGTGGTGTCCCTGTCTCTCGGGGCGGCGTGCCGGTTCCGGTTCGGCAACGCCACCGACCGGTCGAGGCCGTACACCGACCTCACCCTCGCCCCCGGTGACCTGTTCGTGTTCGGCGGGCCGGCCCGGTGGAACTACCACGGGGTGCAGAAGATCCTGGGCCCGGCCACGCGGGTGAACATCACCGTGCGGGAATCGGGGCTGTCATGA
- a CDS encoding type II toxin-antitoxin system PemK/MazF family toxin, whose protein sequence is MPETVTGSSPRTGNVLTRFIQRHFHHRGQLETGLDELHANLGLAAHRVRERTPEPVTTTTPSALLARPVIYAPDMDGQADPGEVIWYRIKRSKDTPPELRACLVVGRHNHTLLGLLISSNPEHAEDNNWILIGTGLWDPKGNPCWARVDRVVEIQESRIQRRGVSMPERRYDRIATVLRSEYGWV, encoded by the coding sequence ATGCCCGAGACCGTCACAGGATCCTCCCCCCGTACCGGCAATGTGCTGACGCGCTTCATCCAGCGCCATTTCCACCACCGGGGACAGCTCGAGACCGGCCTCGACGAGCTCCACGCGAACCTCGGTCTGGCGGCCCACCGGGTCCGGGAGCGCACCCCGGAACCGGTCACCACCACCACTCCCTCCGCACTGCTGGCCCGCCCGGTGATCTACGCCCCGGACATGGACGGCCAGGCCGATCCGGGCGAGGTCATCTGGTACCGCATCAAACGGTCGAAGGACACGCCCCCGGAGCTGCGCGCCTGCCTGGTGGTCGGCCGCCACAACCACACACTGCTCGGCCTGCTCATCAGTTCGAACCCGGAGCACGCCGAGGACAACAACTGGATACTCATCGGTACCGGACTCTGGGATCCGAAGGGAAACCCCTGCTGGGCGCGGGTGGACCGGGTGGTGGAGATCCAGGAGTCCCGCATCCAGCGCCGCGGGGTGTCCATGCCGGAACGCCGCTACGACCGCATCGCGACCGTGCTGCGCTCCGAGTACGGCTGGGTGTGA
- a CDS encoding DNA-3-methyladenine glycosylase I: MTGPTEPPLVTGGDGRARPRWAATDPLLRDYYDTEWGMPVVDERGMFERLSLEAFQSGLSWATILRKRPAFRAAFAGFDPAAVAAFTAGDADRLMQDATIVRNRRKIDATLANASATLALRGWDDGRGDLASFVWSYRPTVTPAPRTVAEVPTTSPESRALARDLKARGFRFVGPTTMFALMEAVGIVDTHLVGSWRRGASGVWTAQEDAS; the protein is encoded by the coding sequence ATGACCGGCCCCACCGAACCCCCGCTCGTCACCGGCGGGGACGGCCGGGCGCGCCCGCGGTGGGCCGCCACCGACCCGCTGCTGCGGGACTACTACGACACGGAGTGGGGCATGCCGGTCGTCGATGAACGCGGCATGTTCGAACGCCTCAGCCTGGAGGCGTTCCAGTCGGGGCTGAGCTGGGCGACGATCCTGCGGAAGCGTCCGGCGTTCCGGGCGGCCTTCGCCGGTTTCGACCCGGCGGCGGTCGCCGCGTTCACCGCCGGGGACGCCGACCGGCTGATGCAGGACGCCACCATCGTGCGCAACCGCCGCAAGATCGACGCGACGCTGGCCAATGCGTCCGCGACCCTGGCGCTGCGCGGCTGGGACGACGGGCGCGGCGATCTGGCGTCGTTCGTCTGGTCCTACCGGCCGACGGTCACACCGGCCCCGCGCACCGTCGCCGAGGTGCCGACGACGTCACCGGAATCACGGGCCCTGGCCCGCGACCTGAAGGCGCGCGGGTTCCGGTTCGTCGGCCCGACGACGATGTTCGCCCTCATGGAGGCCGTCGGGATCGTGGACACCCACCTCGTCGGCTCGTGGCGCCGCGGTGCGTCGGGTGTCTGGACCGCGCAGGAGGACGCGTCATGA
- a CDS encoding ABC transporter permease, with the protein MPQKKSAYRRWYAAQHPNVQMVLSQLWMPVFMLIMFILCYVAPFQHAAPRDMPLGVVGSTQVAESLRTAADAGEPGAVDVRDITDLDTARQQVTDGDLAAAYVPGSDTMIIASAHQAQASSLVPKVVTPLLKATGHNPQPTTEDLAALPTHDIGMTPMYLMIAWCISGYLAAMFVGLMGGPLGRRIRFFIIACTAVLLSFLSALLIDPILGAITGHFWALWGLGFCWAFAIGAAVNGVSYFVGRFVAVPAMLMCIFLSMPSSGGAMPIWMMPELFQWLSHVVVGSGITEMLKQLVYGVGPGYTRGWIMMACYIVAGLLLSLVGKPFRERKLIRRILRGRTTMFQDAQKAAGAHGAAEQKHILAEHGLKIRPADGAVLRIPPEHAHHGLREKVEDVVARYDSAVSERAEHHGGTAVATTGQLLSDGDRTPPTGLDSTQSDFHDLEVEVAAEEAGEAPGETTDGASRRDR; encoded by the coding sequence ATGCCCCAGAAGAAGTCCGCCTACCGCCGCTGGTACGCCGCACAGCACCCCAACGTCCAGATGGTGCTGTCCCAGCTGTGGATGCCGGTGTTCATGCTCATCATGTTCATCCTCTGCTACGTCGCCCCCTTCCAGCACGCCGCCCCGCGCGACATGCCGCTGGGCGTCGTCGGCTCCACCCAGGTCGCCGAGTCCCTGCGCACCGCCGCCGACGCAGGTGAACCCGGTGCCGTCGACGTCCGCGACATCACTGACCTCGACACCGCCCGCCAACAGGTGACCGACGGCGACCTCGCCGCCGCCTACGTCCCCGGCTCCGACACGATGATCATCGCCTCGGCACACCAGGCGCAGGCGTCCTCGCTCGTCCCGAAGGTCGTCACCCCGCTGCTCAAGGCCACCGGCCACAACCCGCAGCCGACCACCGAGGACCTCGCAGCGCTGCCGACCCACGACATCGGCATGACGCCGATGTACCTCATGATCGCCTGGTGCATCTCCGGCTACCTCGCGGCGATGTTCGTCGGACTGATGGGTGGCCCGCTCGGCCGCCGCATCCGGTTCTTCATCATCGCCTGCACCGCCGTCCTGCTCAGCTTCCTGTCCGCCCTGCTCATCGACCCGATCCTCGGGGCGATCACCGGCCACTTCTGGGCGCTGTGGGGCCTGGGCTTCTGCTGGGCCTTCGCCATCGGCGCGGCGGTCAACGGCGTCTCCTACTTCGTCGGACGCTTCGTCGCCGTCCCCGCGATGCTGATGTGCATCTTCCTGTCGATGCCCTCGTCGGGCGGGGCGATGCCGATCTGGATGATGCCCGAACTGTTCCAGTGGCTGTCCCATGTCGTCGTCGGCTCCGGGATCACCGAGATGCTCAAGCAGCTGGTCTACGGGGTCGGCCCGGGTTACACCCGCGGCTGGATCATGATGGCCTGCTACATCGTCGCCGGACTGCTGCTGTCGCTGGTCGGCAAGCCGTTCCGCGAGCGCAAGCTCATCCGCCGGATCCTGCGCGGCCGCACCACCATGTTCCAGGACGCCCAGAAGGCCGCCGGCGCCCACGGTGCCGCCGAGCAGAAGCACATCCTCGCCGAGCACGGGCTGAAGATCCGCCCGGCCGACGGTGCGGTGCTGCGCATCCCACCGGAGCACGCCCACCACGGGCTGCGGGAGAAGGTGGAGGACGTGGTCGCCCGCTACGATTCGGCGGTCTCCGAGCGCGCCGAGCACCACGGCGGCACCGCCGTCGCGACGACCGGTCAGCTGCTCTCCGACGGGGACCGGACGCCGCCCACCGGTCTCGATTCCACCCAGTCCGACTTCCACGACCTCGAGGTCGAGGTCGCCGCCGAGGAGGCCGGGGAGGCACCCGGGGAGACGACTGACGGGGCGTCCCGCCGCGACCGTTGA